In Zingiber officinale cultivar Zhangliang chromosome 8B, Zo_v1.1, whole genome shotgun sequence, a single genomic region encodes these proteins:
- the LOC122014567 gene encoding receptor-like serine/threonine-protein kinase SD1-8 isoform X2 produces the protein MPPTTVLQLLLFFFFFFFFLSSQVHTVAAAGNTLHPGDTIGINRTIVSSAGTFALGFFIPRHSPSTSFYLAIWYNDTGDDAAVWVANRDSPVADSAAVLALQLDGNLVLSDSDGSKIWSSNTSSTSNGTEAVLLDSGNLVLRSGDADTTIWESFDHPTDTLLPNMRIVSYFGIGVATRIVSWKTSSDPATGTFSLGIDPRTFMQAFIWRGSEPYWRSNAWNGSVTFTENEDNESISSFYITSLSGGKQNMSWSYMVTQGFPATRLVIEETGFLRLLTWQAASKSWVTRASYPNMEFGACVLYNQCGPNGMCVGRNATLSCKCFAEFSPNNSTEWAAGNYSGGCVKKTRWDCSKGGFYKVYSKMKLPDGMLLLRDAGASECEANCSATCNCTAYSFDSTRSIESTTRCLVWLGDMIDLVQNSSGMDELHVRVSAADLDNNSQCDGHSHKRKRLLVIMLTVGTAAMLLSGTTCYFMWARHMRLGKTRRLLELRIPDTIGSDKGAINVPLVDFFSIRKATDDFAVTNKLGEGGFGSVYKGRLEDGQFIAVKRLSENSKQGFEELNNEVKLIVRLQHTNLVRLLGWCIHENEKMLIYEYMPNKSLDKYLFGIAQGLLYLHRYSRLRIIHRDLKTSNILLDENMIPKISDFGLARIFGESHMEQNTRRVVGTFGYMAPEYGLHGRFSEKSDVYSFGVILLEIISGKRNSGSYSINDSFSLLGYAWYLWVEGRSCELVDPQLIDSFPVSEVEKCVQLGLLCVQDRSTDRPTMDAIAIMLVNRNPVLPSPQQPAHASTMDSPTLVPIPYSWAPELTMSTIEGR, from the exons ATGCCCCCCACCACCGTTCTtcagcttctcctcttcttcttcttcttcttcttcttcttgtcttccCAAGTCCACACGGTAGCTGCTGCAGGGAACACTCTCCACCCCGGCGACACCATCGGCATCAACCGGACCATCGTCTCTTCCGCCGGAACGTTCGCCCTAGGGTTCTTCATCCCCCGCCACTCTCCCTCGACCTCCTTCTACCTTGCTATTTGGTACAACGACACTGGAGACGACGCGGCGGTGTGGGTGGCCAACAGAGACAGCCCCGTCGCTGACTCCGCTGCGGTTCTGGCCTTGCAGCTCGATGGGAACCTTGTGCTATCCGACAGCGACGGCAGCAAGATTTGGTCTTCCAATACCTCGTCGACTTCGAATGGCACCGAGGCCGTACTCTTGGATTCTGGCAACCTCGTCTTGCGATCGGGTGACGCCGATACCACTATTTGGGAAAGCTTCGATCATCCCACCGATACCCTGCTTCCCAACATGAGGATCGTTTCCTATTTCGGGATCGGCGTCGCCACGAGGATCGTGTCGTGGAAAACATCGAGCGACCCAGCCACAGGAACTTTTAGCTTGGGCATTGATCCGAGAACTTTCATGCAAGCTTTCATATGGCGCGGATCGGAGCCTTACTGGAGAAGCAATGCGTGGAATGGGTCAGTTACTTTCACGGAGAACGAGGACAACGAATCCATATCCAGTTTCTACATTACGTCGCTCTCCGGCGGCAAGCAGAATATGTCCTGGTCGTACATGGTAACGCAGGGTTTTCCAGCGACGAGATTAGTGATTGAGGAAACAGGGTTCCTCAGGCTGTTAACTTGGCAAGCGGCCAGCAAGAGCTGGGTTACTCGAGCATCATATCCGAACATGGAATTTGGGGCTTGTGTTCTGTACAACCAGTGCGGTCCAAATGGCATGTGCGTTGGCAGGAACGCCACACTCTCGTGCAAATGCTTCGCTGAGTTTTCACCAAACAACTCCACAGAGTGGGCTGCTGGCAATTACTCAGGTGGTTGTGTGAAAAAGACTAGATGGGATTGCAGCAAGGGAGGATTCTACAAGGTTTATAGCAAGATGAAGTTGCCTGATGGCATGCTACTACTAAGAGATGCTGGTGCAAGTGAGTGTGAAGCCAATTGTTCGGCTACCTGCAATTGCACAGCCTACTCTTTTGACAGCACGAGGAGCATTGAGAGCACAACTAGATGTCTGGTTTGGCTTGGAGATATGATTGATCTCGTGCAAAATTCGTCTGGAATGGATGAACTTCATGTGCGTGTCTCTGCGGCTGATCTTG ATAATAATTCTCAATGTGATGGACATTCACATAAGAGAAAACGTTTACTTGTTATTATGCTTACGGTAGGCACTGCTGCAATGCTTCTCTCTGGAACAACATGCTATTTTATGTGGGCGAGGCACATGCGATTGG GAAAAACAAGAAGATTGCTCGAGTTAAGAATTCCTGATACTATTGGATCTGATAAGGGAGCCATTAATGTCCCCCTGGTTGATTTTTTCAGTATTCGCAAGGCAACAGATGACTTTGCGGTTACAAACAAACTCGGTGAAGGTGGTTTTGGTTCTGTCTACAAG GGAAGACTAGAAGATGGCCAGTTTATAGCTGTAAAAAGGCTCTCTGAGAACTCAAAACAAGGCTTTGAGGAGTTGAACAATGAAGTTAAGCTAATTGTCAGACTTCAACATACTAATCTTGTCAGGCTTTTAGGTTGGTGCATTCATGAAAATGAGAAAATGCTCATCTATGAATATATGCCCAACAAAAGTTTGGATAAATACTTATTCG GCATTGCTCAAGGACTTCTTTATCTCCATCGCTATTCAAGACTACGCATCATTCATAGAGATTTGAAGACAAGCAACATCCTACTGGATGAAAATATGATTCCCAAAATTTCAGATTTTGGTTTGGCAAGGATATTCGGAGAAAGTCATATGGAACAAAACACAAGGAGAGTAGTAGGCACATT TGGTTACATGGCACCAGAATATGGCTTGCATGGTCGTTTTTCTGAAAAATCTGATGTATATAGCTTTGGGGTGATTCTCCTTGAGATCATTTCTGGTAAAAGAAACTCCGGCTCATACTCGATTAACGATtcattcagtcttcttggatat GCATGGTATCTTTGGGTGGAAGGAAGAAGTTGCGAACTGGTAGATCCCCAATTGATTGATTCATTCCCAGTTTCTGAAGTGGAGAAATGCGTTCAACTTGGTCTGTTATGTGTTCAAGATAGGTCCACCGACCGACCAACAATGGATGCTATCGCCATCATGCTGGTGAACAGGAACCCAGTTTTACCATCGCCTCAGCAACCTGCCCATGCCTCCACAATGGATTCACCAACACTGGTGCCAATCCCATATTCCTGGGCACCAGAATTGACCATGAGTACCATTGAAGGGagatga
- the LOC122014567 gene encoding receptor-like serine/threonine-protein kinase SD1-8 isoform X3 has product MPPTTVLQLLLFFFFFFFFLSSQVHTVAAAGNTLHPGDTIGINRTIVSSAGTFALGFFIPRHSPSTSFYLAIWYNDTGDDAAVWVANRDSPVADSAAVLALQLDGNLVLSDSDGSKIWSSNTSSTSNGTEAVLLDSGNLVLRSGDADTTIWESFDHPTDTLLPNMRIVSYFGIGVATRIVSWKTSSDPATGTFSLGIDPRTFMQAFIWRGSEPYWRSNAWNGSVTFTENEDNESISSFYITSLSGGKQNMSWSYMVTQGFPATRLVIEETGFLRLLTWQAASKSWVTRASYPNMEFGACVLYNQCGPNGMCVGRNATLSCKCFAEFSPNNSTEWAAGNYSGGCVKKTRWDCSKGGFYKVYSKMKLPDGMLLLRDAGASECEANCSATCNCTAYSFDSTRSIESTTRCLVWLGDMIDLVQNSSGMDELHVRVSAADLDNNSQCDGHSHKRKRLLVIMLTVGTAAMLLSGTTCYFMWARHMRLGKTRRLLELRIPDTIGSDKGAINVPLVDFFSIRKATDDFAVTNKLGEGGFGSVYKGRLEDGQFIAVKRLSENSKQGFEELNNEVKLIVRLQHTNLVRLLGWCIHENEKMLIYEYMPNKSLDKYLFDSNHSTQLDWHKRFCIIQGIAQGLLYLHRYSRLRIIHRDLKTSNILLDENMIPKISDFGLARIFGESHMEQNTRRVVGTFGYMAPEYGLHGRFSEKSDVYSFGVILLEIISGKRNSGSYSINDSFSLLGYVSRSFYLCIFF; this is encoded by the exons ATGCCCCCCACCACCGTTCTtcagcttctcctcttcttcttcttcttcttcttcttcttgtcttccCAAGTCCACACGGTAGCTGCTGCAGGGAACACTCTCCACCCCGGCGACACCATCGGCATCAACCGGACCATCGTCTCTTCCGCCGGAACGTTCGCCCTAGGGTTCTTCATCCCCCGCCACTCTCCCTCGACCTCCTTCTACCTTGCTATTTGGTACAACGACACTGGAGACGACGCGGCGGTGTGGGTGGCCAACAGAGACAGCCCCGTCGCTGACTCCGCTGCGGTTCTGGCCTTGCAGCTCGATGGGAACCTTGTGCTATCCGACAGCGACGGCAGCAAGATTTGGTCTTCCAATACCTCGTCGACTTCGAATGGCACCGAGGCCGTACTCTTGGATTCTGGCAACCTCGTCTTGCGATCGGGTGACGCCGATACCACTATTTGGGAAAGCTTCGATCATCCCACCGATACCCTGCTTCCCAACATGAGGATCGTTTCCTATTTCGGGATCGGCGTCGCCACGAGGATCGTGTCGTGGAAAACATCGAGCGACCCAGCCACAGGAACTTTTAGCTTGGGCATTGATCCGAGAACTTTCATGCAAGCTTTCATATGGCGCGGATCGGAGCCTTACTGGAGAAGCAATGCGTGGAATGGGTCAGTTACTTTCACGGAGAACGAGGACAACGAATCCATATCCAGTTTCTACATTACGTCGCTCTCCGGCGGCAAGCAGAATATGTCCTGGTCGTACATGGTAACGCAGGGTTTTCCAGCGACGAGATTAGTGATTGAGGAAACAGGGTTCCTCAGGCTGTTAACTTGGCAAGCGGCCAGCAAGAGCTGGGTTACTCGAGCATCATATCCGAACATGGAATTTGGGGCTTGTGTTCTGTACAACCAGTGCGGTCCAAATGGCATGTGCGTTGGCAGGAACGCCACACTCTCGTGCAAATGCTTCGCTGAGTTTTCACCAAACAACTCCACAGAGTGGGCTGCTGGCAATTACTCAGGTGGTTGTGTGAAAAAGACTAGATGGGATTGCAGCAAGGGAGGATTCTACAAGGTTTATAGCAAGATGAAGTTGCCTGATGGCATGCTACTACTAAGAGATGCTGGTGCAAGTGAGTGTGAAGCCAATTGTTCGGCTACCTGCAATTGCACAGCCTACTCTTTTGACAGCACGAGGAGCATTGAGAGCACAACTAGATGTCTGGTTTGGCTTGGAGATATGATTGATCTCGTGCAAAATTCGTCTGGAATGGATGAACTTCATGTGCGTGTCTCTGCGGCTGATCTTG ATAATAATTCTCAATGTGATGGACATTCACATAAGAGAAAACGTTTACTTGTTATTATGCTTACGGTAGGCACTGCTGCAATGCTTCTCTCTGGAACAACATGCTATTTTATGTGGGCGAGGCACATGCGATTGG GAAAAACAAGAAGATTGCTCGAGTTAAGAATTCCTGATACTATTGGATCTGATAAGGGAGCCATTAATGTCCCCCTGGTTGATTTTTTCAGTATTCGCAAGGCAACAGATGACTTTGCGGTTACAAACAAACTCGGTGAAGGTGGTTTTGGTTCTGTCTACAAG GGAAGACTAGAAGATGGCCAGTTTATAGCTGTAAAAAGGCTCTCTGAGAACTCAAAACAAGGCTTTGAGGAGTTGAACAATGAAGTTAAGCTAATTGTCAGACTTCAACATACTAATCTTGTCAGGCTTTTAGGTTGGTGCATTCATGAAAATGAGAAAATGCTCATCTATGAATATATGCCCAACAAAAGTTTGGATAAATACTTATTCG attcAAACCATTCAACGCAATTAGACTGGCATAAGAGATTCTGTATAATACAAGGCATTGCTCAAGGACTTCTTTATCTCCATCGCTATTCAAGACTACGCATCATTCATAGAGATTTGAAGACAAGCAACATCCTACTGGATGAAAATATGATTCCCAAAATTTCAGATTTTGGTTTGGCAAGGATATTCGGAGAAAGTCATATGGAACAAAACACAAGGAGAGTAGTAGGCACATT TGGTTACATGGCACCAGAATATGGCTTGCATGGTCGTTTTTCTGAAAAATCTGATGTATATAGCTTTGGGGTGATTCTCCTTGAGATCATTTCTGGTAAAAGAAACTCCGGCTCATACTCGATTAACGATtcattcagtcttcttggatatgTAAGTAGATCATTCTACCTGTGCATATTCTTTTAA
- the LOC122014567 gene encoding receptor-like serine/threonine-protein kinase SD1-8 isoform X1, with translation MPPTTVLQLLLFFFFFFFFLSSQVHTVAAAGNTLHPGDTIGINRTIVSSAGTFALGFFIPRHSPSTSFYLAIWYNDTGDDAAVWVANRDSPVADSAAVLALQLDGNLVLSDSDGSKIWSSNTSSTSNGTEAVLLDSGNLVLRSGDADTTIWESFDHPTDTLLPNMRIVSYFGIGVATRIVSWKTSSDPATGTFSLGIDPRTFMQAFIWRGSEPYWRSNAWNGSVTFTENEDNESISSFYITSLSGGKQNMSWSYMVTQGFPATRLVIEETGFLRLLTWQAASKSWVTRASYPNMEFGACVLYNQCGPNGMCVGRNATLSCKCFAEFSPNNSTEWAAGNYSGGCVKKTRWDCSKGGFYKVYSKMKLPDGMLLLRDAGASECEANCSATCNCTAYSFDSTRSIESTTRCLVWLGDMIDLVQNSSGMDELHVRVSAADLDNNSQCDGHSHKRKRLLVIMLTVGTAAMLLSGTTCYFMWARHMRLGKTRRLLELRIPDTIGSDKGAINVPLVDFFSIRKATDDFAVTNKLGEGGFGSVYKGRLEDGQFIAVKRLSENSKQGFEELNNEVKLIVRLQHTNLVRLLGWCIHENEKMLIYEYMPNKSLDKYLFDSNHSTQLDWHKRFCIIQGIAQGLLYLHRYSRLRIIHRDLKTSNILLDENMIPKISDFGLARIFGESHMEQNTRRVVGTFGYMAPEYGLHGRFSEKSDVYSFGVILLEIISGKRNSGSYSINDSFSLLGYAWYLWVEGRSCELVDPQLIDSFPVSEVEKCVQLGLLCVQDRSTDRPTMDAIAIMLVNRNPVLPSPQQPAHASTMDSPTLVPIPYSWAPELTMSTIEGR, from the exons ATGCCCCCCACCACCGTTCTtcagcttctcctcttcttcttcttcttcttcttcttcttgtcttccCAAGTCCACACGGTAGCTGCTGCAGGGAACACTCTCCACCCCGGCGACACCATCGGCATCAACCGGACCATCGTCTCTTCCGCCGGAACGTTCGCCCTAGGGTTCTTCATCCCCCGCCACTCTCCCTCGACCTCCTTCTACCTTGCTATTTGGTACAACGACACTGGAGACGACGCGGCGGTGTGGGTGGCCAACAGAGACAGCCCCGTCGCTGACTCCGCTGCGGTTCTGGCCTTGCAGCTCGATGGGAACCTTGTGCTATCCGACAGCGACGGCAGCAAGATTTGGTCTTCCAATACCTCGTCGACTTCGAATGGCACCGAGGCCGTACTCTTGGATTCTGGCAACCTCGTCTTGCGATCGGGTGACGCCGATACCACTATTTGGGAAAGCTTCGATCATCCCACCGATACCCTGCTTCCCAACATGAGGATCGTTTCCTATTTCGGGATCGGCGTCGCCACGAGGATCGTGTCGTGGAAAACATCGAGCGACCCAGCCACAGGAACTTTTAGCTTGGGCATTGATCCGAGAACTTTCATGCAAGCTTTCATATGGCGCGGATCGGAGCCTTACTGGAGAAGCAATGCGTGGAATGGGTCAGTTACTTTCACGGAGAACGAGGACAACGAATCCATATCCAGTTTCTACATTACGTCGCTCTCCGGCGGCAAGCAGAATATGTCCTGGTCGTACATGGTAACGCAGGGTTTTCCAGCGACGAGATTAGTGATTGAGGAAACAGGGTTCCTCAGGCTGTTAACTTGGCAAGCGGCCAGCAAGAGCTGGGTTACTCGAGCATCATATCCGAACATGGAATTTGGGGCTTGTGTTCTGTACAACCAGTGCGGTCCAAATGGCATGTGCGTTGGCAGGAACGCCACACTCTCGTGCAAATGCTTCGCTGAGTTTTCACCAAACAACTCCACAGAGTGGGCTGCTGGCAATTACTCAGGTGGTTGTGTGAAAAAGACTAGATGGGATTGCAGCAAGGGAGGATTCTACAAGGTTTATAGCAAGATGAAGTTGCCTGATGGCATGCTACTACTAAGAGATGCTGGTGCAAGTGAGTGTGAAGCCAATTGTTCGGCTACCTGCAATTGCACAGCCTACTCTTTTGACAGCACGAGGAGCATTGAGAGCACAACTAGATGTCTGGTTTGGCTTGGAGATATGATTGATCTCGTGCAAAATTCGTCTGGAATGGATGAACTTCATGTGCGTGTCTCTGCGGCTGATCTTG ATAATAATTCTCAATGTGATGGACATTCACATAAGAGAAAACGTTTACTTGTTATTATGCTTACGGTAGGCACTGCTGCAATGCTTCTCTCTGGAACAACATGCTATTTTATGTGGGCGAGGCACATGCGATTGG GAAAAACAAGAAGATTGCTCGAGTTAAGAATTCCTGATACTATTGGATCTGATAAGGGAGCCATTAATGTCCCCCTGGTTGATTTTTTCAGTATTCGCAAGGCAACAGATGACTTTGCGGTTACAAACAAACTCGGTGAAGGTGGTTTTGGTTCTGTCTACAAG GGAAGACTAGAAGATGGCCAGTTTATAGCTGTAAAAAGGCTCTCTGAGAACTCAAAACAAGGCTTTGAGGAGTTGAACAATGAAGTTAAGCTAATTGTCAGACTTCAACATACTAATCTTGTCAGGCTTTTAGGTTGGTGCATTCATGAAAATGAGAAAATGCTCATCTATGAATATATGCCCAACAAAAGTTTGGATAAATACTTATTCG attcAAACCATTCAACGCAATTAGACTGGCATAAGAGATTCTGTATAATACAAGGCATTGCTCAAGGACTTCTTTATCTCCATCGCTATTCAAGACTACGCATCATTCATAGAGATTTGAAGACAAGCAACATCCTACTGGATGAAAATATGATTCCCAAAATTTCAGATTTTGGTTTGGCAAGGATATTCGGAGAAAGTCATATGGAACAAAACACAAGGAGAGTAGTAGGCACATT TGGTTACATGGCACCAGAATATGGCTTGCATGGTCGTTTTTCTGAAAAATCTGATGTATATAGCTTTGGGGTGATTCTCCTTGAGATCATTTCTGGTAAAAGAAACTCCGGCTCATACTCGATTAACGATtcattcagtcttcttggatat GCATGGTATCTTTGGGTGGAAGGAAGAAGTTGCGAACTGGTAGATCCCCAATTGATTGATTCATTCCCAGTTTCTGAAGTGGAGAAATGCGTTCAACTTGGTCTGTTATGTGTTCAAGATAGGTCCACCGACCGACCAACAATGGATGCTATCGCCATCATGCTGGTGAACAGGAACCCAGTTTTACCATCGCCTCAGCAACCTGCCCATGCCTCCACAATGGATTCACCAACACTGGTGCCAATCCCATATTCCTGGGCACCAGAATTGACCATGAGTACCATTGAAGGGagatga